A genomic stretch from Longimicrobium sp. includes:
- a CDS encoding PAS domain S-box protein, whose amino-acid sequence METTSSAAATIPWRPDGIFPRAHAQEADGGGRHAGAAAALMQAVDWGATPVGPRHAWPPSLRAAVDMVLGSRFPMVVLWGPELIQLYNDAYVPILGHRHPAALGRPAREFWGEIWDTAGPRFQRVLETGEATWSEDERFLLDRRGGREESFFTFSYSPIRGDSGEVAGIFVSIIDTTEHVLSRRRSQAVARTLAAASAADDAEVALQLAAAAAVGEDLPWAAVFRPDPAGWLRLRASAGLPAGALDADAALDPREPAIARALATDRATELTAVPGLRAGDAGRIVAVRIPGQAGGVLLAGVNPHLPLEAESAAFLGRVARAIGAAMDRVGRLARAEGERIAVLERMTDGFFALDVDWRFTYLNPVAERLARRPQHELIGRTVWEEMPNLAGTGFEAMFREAMHEQAPRQVTGQAPGSRAWFEVHAYPSPEGLSVFVRDASERVRLETVRAELLQRERSARADAEAAERRLRELVEGLDAIVWEARGTPLRFTFVSEHAHALLGYPVDRWLDEPGFWEALIHPDDRRWVIDLCAEATAEGRDHAFEYRVRAADGSTLWLRDSVCVARGADGEVQLRGVMVDATAGRRREDEVRRLAAVVGSMDDAVICKAFDGTVLSWNDAAGRMFGWSEAEAVGRSVFDLLPADAHAEERETLARVAAGERVALRETDRMTREGRRMLVSATVSPVPGAGGGVQCAAAVVRDVTDERKLQAQLRQAQKMEAVGRLAGGVAHDFNNLLTAIKGNAGLLLADLPAASPWREEVEEIDRAAQRASDLTRQLLAFSRRQVLQPRVVDLNAVIADTQRMLRRLIEEDVAITVSLDPEAGQVEADPGQVEQVVLNLAVNARDAMPGGGRLAISTSAAAVPPEPRTGWPYYVQAGAYVRLDVEDSGMGMEPDVLQHLFEPFFTTKPAGKGTGLGLSTVYGIVKQSGGYVWAESLPGEGSRFVVLLPRVPDGAREKTAAAEPAPGRGCGATVLLVEDEDSVRSLARRVLSRAGYAVLEAGDGERALEVARAHAGAIDLLLTDVVMPGGGGRRLAEAMAALRPATRVLYMSGYPGDAIAEHGLAPEVDLLPKPFSPDGLLRRVAAALGR is encoded by the coding sequence TTGGAGACGACGAGCAGCGCGGCCGCCACGATTCCTTGGCGGCCCGATGGAATCTTTCCCCGGGCGCACGCACAGGAGGCGGATGGCGGCGGACGGCACGCGGGCGCCGCGGCGGCGCTGATGCAGGCGGTCGACTGGGGGGCCACACCCGTGGGCCCGCGCCACGCGTGGCCGCCGAGCCTGCGCGCGGCGGTGGACATGGTGCTGGGGTCGCGCTTTCCCATGGTGGTGCTGTGGGGGCCGGAGCTGATCCAGCTCTACAACGACGCCTACGTCCCCATCCTGGGCCACCGCCACCCCGCCGCGCTCGGCCGCCCCGCGCGCGAGTTCTGGGGGGAGATCTGGGACACCGCCGGGCCGCGATTCCAGCGCGTGCTGGAGACCGGCGAGGCCACCTGGAGCGAGGACGAGCGCTTCCTGCTGGACCGCCGCGGCGGCCGCGAGGAGTCGTTCTTCACCTTCAGCTACTCGCCCATCCGCGGTGATTCCGGGGAGGTCGCCGGGATCTTCGTCTCCATCATCGACACCACCGAGCACGTCCTCTCCCGCCGCCGCAGCCAGGCCGTCGCCCGCACGCTCGCGGCCGCCAGCGCGGCCGACGACGCCGAGGTGGCGCTGCAGCTGGCCGCCGCCGCCGCCGTGGGCGAAGACCTGCCCTGGGCCGCCGTCTTCCGCCCCGACCCGGCCGGGTGGCTGCGGCTGCGCGCCTCGGCCGGTCTTCCCGCCGGCGCGCTGGACGCGGACGCGGCGCTCGACCCGCGCGAGCCGGCGATCGCCCGCGCGCTGGCCACCGACCGCGCGACGGAGCTCACCGCCGTCCCCGGGCTGCGCGCGGGCGACGCGGGGCGGATCGTGGCCGTGCGCATCCCCGGGCAGGCGGGCGGGGTGCTGCTGGCCGGGGTCAATCCCCATCTCCCCCTCGAGGCCGAGTCCGCCGCCTTCCTGGGCCGCGTGGCCCGGGCGATCGGCGCGGCGATGGACCGTGTCGGCCGCCTGGCCCGCGCGGAGGGCGAGCGCATCGCCGTGCTGGAGCGGATGACGGACGGCTTCTTCGCGCTCGACGTCGACTGGCGCTTCACCTACCTCAACCCCGTCGCCGAACGGCTCGCGCGGCGTCCCCAGCACGAGCTGATCGGCCGCACGGTGTGGGAGGAGATGCCGAACCTCGCCGGCACCGGGTTCGAGGCGATGTTCCGCGAGGCGATGCACGAGCAGGCACCCCGGCAGGTCACCGGCCAGGCACCCGGATCGCGCGCCTGGTTCGAGGTGCACGCCTATCCGTCGCCCGAGGGGCTGAGCGTGTTCGTCCGCGACGCCAGCGAGCGGGTGCGGCTGGAGACCGTGCGCGCCGAGCTGCTGCAGCGCGAGCGCAGCGCCCGCGCCGACGCCGAGGCCGCCGAGCGGCGCCTGCGCGAGCTGGTGGAGGGGCTCGACGCCATCGTCTGGGAGGCGCGGGGAACGCCGCTGCGCTTCACCTTCGTCTCCGAGCACGCGCACGCGCTGCTGGGCTACCCGGTCGACCGCTGGCTCGACGAGCCGGGGTTCTGGGAGGCGCTGATCCACCCCGACGACCGCCGGTGGGTGATCGACCTCTGCGCCGAGGCCACGGCCGAGGGGCGCGACCACGCCTTCGAGTACCGCGTCCGCGCCGCCGACGGCTCCACGCTCTGGCTGCGCGATTCCGTCTGCGTGGCCCGCGGCGCCGACGGCGAGGTGCAGCTGCGCGGGGTGATGGTCGACGCCACCGCCGGCCGCCGCCGCGAGGACGAGGTGCGCCGCCTGGCCGCCGTGGTGGGATCGATGGACGACGCGGTGATCTGCAAGGCCTTCGACGGCACGGTGCTGAGCTGGAACGACGCCGCCGGGCGGATGTTCGGCTGGAGCGAGGCCGAGGCGGTCGGCCGCTCGGTGTTCGACCTCCTTCCCGCCGACGCGCACGCGGAAGAGCGCGAGACGCTGGCGCGCGTGGCCGCCGGCGAGCGCGTGGCCCTGCGCGAGACCGACCGCATGACGCGCGAGGGGCGGCGGATGCTTGTCTCCGCCACCGTCTCGCCCGTGCCCGGCGCGGGCGGCGGGGTGCAGTGCGCGGCGGCCGTCGTCCGCGACGTGACCGACGAGCGCAAGCTGCAGGCGCAGCTCCGGCAGGCGCAGAAGATGGAGGCCGTCGGCCGCCTGGCCGGCGGGGTGGCGCACGACTTCAACAACCTGCTGACGGCCATCAAGGGGAACGCCGGCCTCCTCCTGGCCGACCTCCCCGCCGCCAGCCCGTGGCGCGAGGAGGTGGAGGAGATCGACCGTGCCGCGCAGCGCGCCAGCGACCTCACCCGCCAGCTCCTCGCCTTCAGCCGCCGCCAGGTGCTGCAGCCGCGCGTGGTCGACCTGAACGCCGTGATCGCCGACACCCAGCGGATGCTGCGGCGGCTGATCGAGGAGGACGTCGCCATCACCGTCTCGCTCGACCCCGAGGCGGGGCAGGTGGAGGCGGACCCCGGGCAGGTGGAGCAGGTCGTCCTCAACCTCGCGGTGAACGCGCGCGACGCGATGCCGGGCGGCGGCCGGCTGGCGATCTCCACCTCTGCGGCGGCCGTCCCGCCCGAGCCGCGGACGGGGTGGCCGTACTACGTGCAGGCCGGCGCCTACGTGCGGCTGGACGTGGAGGACAGCGGGATGGGGATGGAGCCCGACGTGCTGCAGCACCTGTTCGAGCCCTTCTTCACCACCAAGCCGGCGGGGAAGGGGACGGGGCTGGGCCTCAGCACCGTGTACGGGATCGTCAAGCAGAGCGGCGGCTACGTCTGGGCCGAGAGCCTTCCGGGCGAGGGGAGCCGCTTCGTCGTCCTCCTCCCCCGCGTCCCCGACGGCGCGCGGGAGAAGACGGCGGCCGCGGAGCCCGCGCCCGGCAGGGGATGCGGGGCGACGGTGCTGCTGGTAGAGGACGAGGACTCGGTGCGCTCGCTGGCCCGCCGCGTCCTTTCCCGCGCGGGATACGCGGTGCTCGAGGCGGGGGACGGCGAGCGGGCGCTGGAGGTGGCGCGCGCGCACGCCGGCGCCATCGACCTGCTGCTGACCGACGTGGTGATGCCCGGCGGCGGCGGCCGCAGGCTGGCCGAGGCGATGGCCGCCCTCCGCCCGGCCACGCGCGTCCTCTACATGAGCGGCTATCCGGGCGACGCGATCGCCGAGCACGGCCTGGCGCCGGAGGTGGACCTGCTGCCGAAGCCGTTCTCGCCCGACGGGCTGCTGCGGCGCGTCGCCGCGGCGCTGGGGCGGTGA